From one Chryseobacterium sp. 3008163 genomic stretch:
- a CDS encoding DUF6089 family protein, protein MNKKLLFSFLTLLGTMVSIKAQRNELGIRLGMSNLVGDIGKTNYILQQPLDFDRVSDWGVPFYGGLLYRFNFNPHQTVRVDLGYNQVQFSDKAAKEEYRRNRNSFGKNNVYEASVVFEYNFFPVNNEQLSMLSPYIFAGVGGLMYDAPKATLNHDYRRNADGVAQAPVDELDFVTTTEYTMGRKTVAHIPFGVGLKYKFNHGWAIFAEATFRYTLTDQLDHSKILSKDLISNYNADIINPSTGGSLLQTGDYFAVSKEREAAFLNKRTVGDPESKDWMNTFSLGLTYSFGRPPCYCD, encoded by the coding sequence ATGAATAAAAAATTATTGTTTAGCTTCCTTACCCTCTTAGGCACAATGGTAAGTATAAAGGCACAAAGAAATGAATTGGGAATTCGTCTTGGGATGAGTAATTTAGTAGGTGATATAGGAAAAACCAATTACATTCTGCAACAACCATTGGATTTTGACAGGGTTTCAGATTGGGGAGTTCCTTTTTATGGTGGTTTGTTATATAGATTCAATTTTAACCCTCACCAGACTGTGAGAGTGGATTTAGGTTACAATCAAGTGCAGTTTAGTGATAAAGCTGCTAAAGAAGAGTATAGAAGAAATAGAAATTCATTTGGTAAGAACAATGTGTATGAAGCAAGCGTTGTATTCGAATACAATTTCTTCCCGGTAAATAATGAGCAGTTAAGCATGTTGAGTCCTTATATTTTTGCTGGTGTTGGAGGTTTGATGTATGATGCTCCAAAAGCAACATTAAATCATGACTACAGAAGAAATGCTGATGGGGTAGCGCAAGCGCCGGTTGATGAACTAGATTTCGTTACAACTACAGAATATACGATGGGAAGAAAAACTGTTGCTCATATCCCTTTTGGAGTTGGTTTAAAATATAAATTCAATCATGGCTGGGCAATATTTGCTGAAGCTACATTCAGATATACTTTGACAGATCAGTTAGATCACAGCAAAATATTATCTAAAGATTTGATTTCAAATTATAATGCTGATATCATAAATCCTTCTACTGGCGGATCGCTTTTGCAGACAGGAGATTATTTTGCAGTTTCAAAAGAGAGAGAAGCCGCTTTCTTAAATAAAAGAACAGTCGGTGATCCCGAGTCAAAAGATTGGATGAATACCTTTAGTTTAGGATTGACCTATTCTTTCGGAAGACCACCATGTTATTGTGATTAA
- the uppS gene encoding polyprenyl diphosphate synthase: MSLIKDKIDSESLPQHVAIIMDGNGRWAKSRGEERTYGHKNAIDAVRNAINACNEISIPYLTLYTFSSENWKRPTDEVNTLMSLLTETLLLEADEIFSKGLRMHVIGNLEKLPPLVKEQLLKVVDLTKENTKGNLVLAISYGSQNEILNAVKNISSDVKEGKVDIENIDEKLFENYLYTKDFPPVDLLIRTSGEIRISNFLLWQIAYAELQFLNVLWPDFTKDIFFQCIVDYQNKERRYGLTGEQIQIQ, from the coding sequence ATGTCGTTGATTAAAGATAAAATAGATTCCGAGAGTTTACCGCAGCATGTAGCCATCATTATGGATGGTAATGGAAGATGGGCAAAATCTCGAGGTGAAGAAAGAACGTATGGTCACAAAAATGCCATTGATGCAGTAAGAAATGCTATTAATGCATGTAATGAAATCAGCATACCCTATCTTACACTCTATACATTTTCCTCAGAAAACTGGAAGCGTCCTACTGATGAAGTAAATACGCTGATGTCTCTGCTTACAGAAACCTTGCTTTTGGAAGCCGATGAAATCTTCAGTAAAGGTCTGCGTATGCACGTAATCGGGAATCTGGAAAAATTACCACCTTTGGTGAAAGAACAACTTTTAAAGGTTGTTGATTTAACTAAAGAAAACACGAAAGGCAATTTGGTTTTGGCGATAAGCTACGGCTCGCAAAACGAAATCCTTAATGCCGTTAAAAACATCAGCTCCGACGTAAAAGAAGGGAAAGTTGATATTGAAAATATTGATGAAAAATTATTTGAAAACTATCTTTATACCAAAGATTTTCCACCTGTAGATTTGTTGATCAGAACCAGTGGCGAAATAAGGATAAGCAATTTTCTACTTTGGCAGATTGCCTACGCAGAATTGCAGTTTCTAAATGTTTTGTGGCCGGATTTCACAAAAGATATCTTCTTCCAATGTATTGTTGATTATCAAAACAAGGAAAGACGATATGGCCTTACGGGCGAACAAATACAAATCCAGTAA
- a CDS encoding outer membrane protein assembly factor, which produces MKFRLLPIIMFAASAHFYGQVTPQDSTKVNTTSVLAENQTGTYTLKDIVVDGVKKYTPAQILRFTGLTKGEEVDIPGQKISNGIKKLWDSQSFSEVEVYIESIEGKTVVLKFYLQDLKDLGEVKFTGKGIGKSKNEKLAKDNNLKPGTKITQNLISSLKTNIPKDYVKKGFADAKISIEDKVNAGDPNLVDWTINVDKGRRVKISHIEFEGNESITDAKLRKKAFKETKQKRFGIGGILKSSKFIEEKYQEDKQSLVNYYNSLGYRDAQIVSDSVWRNKKNNYEINVKLKEGKKYYIGDITFTGNTVYATEYLQRKLGYKKGDIYDAVGFNKKVGEDGGKEDDSDIKSMYMNNGYLFSNITPVEKSISGDNINLEIRINEGEQATWNRVTWEGNTTTHDHVILRALRTKPGELFKKTEIKRTYFDLAGMSFFDPQQIGQDIQPNQQDNTVDINWKLVEKGSSQVQLQAGYGGNSFIGTLGLTFNNFSLKNFLKFKDFRPVPQGDGQTLSITAQAGQYFQNYGVSFVEPWLFGTKPTALSVSLNNSRVNYSQVSGPDQRLNIFSATVGLNRLLKWPDDYFSLYTGIQFQKYNFSNYPFEFGDTTELYGNANNLSLNIGLSRNSAGIDPIFPTTGSNIELSGKFTPPYSLFSNKDYSTMSPTDKYKWMEFYKIKFKADVYNEVAGKLVLRSSAEMGFMDGYNKQLGAPPFERFYVGGTGLFGGRFDGRELIPLRGYENASTYGGEYDDITPRGGGTIYNRFTLELRYPISMSQTAKIYALTFAEGGNVWNTWSKYNPFQLKRSIGVGVRVYMGAFGLIGFDFAYGFDKTILSTEPHGNQTHFLMNQSL; this is translated from the coding sequence ATGAAGTTTAGACTATTACCCATCATTATGTTTGCTGCTTCTGCACATTTTTATGGACAGGTGACGCCACAAGACAGCACAAAGGTAAACACTACCTCTGTTCTTGCGGAAAATCAAACAGGAACTTACACTCTGAAAGACATTGTTGTTGATGGGGTAAAAAAATATACACCTGCACAAATCTTAAGATTTACAGGTCTTACCAAAGGTGAAGAAGTTGATATTCCGGGGCAGAAAATCAGCAACGGTATCAAGAAGCTTTGGGACTCTCAATCTTTCTCTGAAGTAGAAGTTTACATCGAGAGTATTGAAGGAAAAACTGTCGTTTTGAAGTTTTATCTTCAGGATTTAAAAGACCTTGGTGAAGTAAAATTCACTGGGAAAGGGATTGGTAAATCTAAAAACGAAAAATTAGCCAAAGATAATAACCTGAAGCCAGGTACAAAGATTACCCAGAATCTTATCTCCAGCCTTAAAACAAATATCCCTAAGGATTATGTGAAAAAAGGTTTTGCAGATGCTAAAATCAGCATCGAAGATAAGGTAAATGCGGGTGATCCTAATTTGGTTGACTGGACGATTAATGTAGATAAGGGCAGAAGAGTAAAAATCAGCCATATCGAGTTTGAAGGTAACGAAAGTATTACTGATGCTAAACTAAGAAAGAAAGCATTCAAAGAAACTAAACAAAAAAGATTTGGTATTGGTGGTATTTTAAAATCTTCAAAATTTATCGAAGAAAAATATCAGGAAGACAAACAGAGTTTAGTTAATTATTATAACTCTTTAGGATACAGAGATGCTCAAATTGTTTCTGATTCTGTTTGGAGAAATAAGAAAAATAACTACGAAATTAACGTAAAACTGAAAGAAGGTAAAAAATACTACATCGGTGATATTACTTTCACCGGAAATACAGTTTACGCTACAGAATATCTTCAAAGAAAGTTAGGATATAAAAAAGGTGATATCTATGATGCGGTAGGATTCAACAAAAAAGTTGGGGAAGACGGTGGTAAGGAAGACGATTCTGATATCAAATCGATGTACATGAATAACGGTTACCTTTTCTCAAACATTACACCGGTAGAAAAATCTATTTCAGGAGATAACATCAATCTGGAAATTAGAATCAATGAAGGAGAGCAGGCAACTTGGAACAGAGTAACTTGGGAAGGAAATACAACGACCCATGACCACGTTATTTTAAGAGCTTTAAGAACAAAACCGGGAGAATTGTTCAAGAAAACAGAAATTAAAAGAACATATTTTGATTTAGCAGGGATGTCTTTCTTCGATCCTCAACAGATCGGTCAGGATATTCAGCCTAATCAGCAGGACAATACGGTAGATATTAATTGGAAATTGGTTGAAAAAGGATCTTCTCAGGTTCAGTTGCAGGCAGGTTACGGTGGTAACAGCTTTATCGGGACTTTAGGATTGACGTTCAACAACTTCTCTCTTAAAAATTTCTTGAAATTCAAAGACTTCAGACCGGTTCCTCAGGGTGACGGGCAAACATTGTCTATCACAGCACAAGCTGGTCAGTATTTCCAAAACTATGGTGTTTCTTTTGTAGAGCCATGGTTATTTGGTACGAAGCCAACTGCGCTTTCTGTAAGTTTAAACAACTCAAGAGTAAATTATAGTCAGGTAAGCGGTCCGGATCAGAGATTAAATATTTTCTCAGCAACGGTAGGTCTGAACAGGTTGTTGAAATGGCCGGATGATTATTTCTCATTATACACTGGTATTCAGTTCCAAAAATATAACTTCAGTAACTATCCGTTTGAGTTTGGGGATACTACAGAATTGTACGGTAACGCCAATAACTTAAGTTTAAATATTGGATTAAGCAGAAACTCTGCGGGTATCGATCCTATTTTCCCAACAACGGGTTCTAATATTGAATTGTCAGGTAAATTTACTCCACCATATTCATTGTTTAGCAATAAAGACTACTCTACAATGTCTCCTACAGACAAATATAAGTGGATGGAATTCTATAAAATCAAATTTAAAGCAGACGTTTACAACGAAGTTGCCGGTAAATTGGTTTTAAGATCTTCTGCTGAAATGGGATTCATGGATGGGTATAACAAGCAATTGGGAGCTCCGCCATTTGAAAGATTCTATGTAGGTGGTACAGGACTTTTTGGAGGTAGATTTGACGGTAGAGAATTAATTCCTTTGAGAGGTTACGAAAATGCTTCTACTTACGGAGGAGAATACGATGATATTACCCCACGAGGTGGAGGTACTATTTACAATAGATTTACGTTAGAACTAAGATATCCGATATCAATGAGTCAAACCGCCAAAATTTACGCATTGACTTTTGCTGAAGGTGGTAATGTTTGGAACACTTGGAGCAAGTACAACCCTTTCCAGTTGAAAAGATCGATTGGTGTTGGTGTAAGAGTTTACATGGGGGCATTTGGTTTGATCGGATTTGATTTTGCTTATGGTTTTGATAAGACAATTTTAAGTACAGAACCTCATGGAAACCAGACCCACTTCCTAATGAACCAATCTTTATAA
- a CDS encoding OmpH family outer membrane protein, whose product MKNFKILFTSLALLLFGFSNAQKIGVVDTNYILNMMPQYKEAEARLNSQIDTWEQELQSMQAEYDKKKSAFENEKVLLIGDQLKLREKEVADLDKNIKTTTSLRFGKTGEIHQLRANLVEPFQDQIFTAIRTMVQKNGLGIVLDKSNDINVISLEKRYDYTDKVLDILLKGTTDKEKKSSKKSKISFSELTFA is encoded by the coding sequence ATGAAGAATTTTAAAATACTTTTCACATCTTTAGCGCTCTTGCTTTTCGGCTTCAGCAATGCTCAGAAAATAGGCGTTGTTGACACCAATTATATTTTGAATATGATGCCGCAATATAAAGAGGCAGAAGCAAGATTAAATTCTCAGATTGATACTTGGGAACAAGAACTTCAAAGTATGCAGGCTGAGTACGACAAGAAAAAATCAGCCTTCGAAAACGAAAAAGTTTTATTGATAGGTGATCAGTTGAAGTTGAGAGAAAAGGAAGTAGCAGATTTAGATAAAAACATCAAAACCACTACAAGTTTAAGATTCGGAAAAACAGGTGAGATTCACCAATTAAGAGCCAACTTGGTAGAGCCATTCCAGGATCAAATCTTTACAGCCATCAGAACGATGGTACAAAAGAATGGTTTGGGCATAGTTCTTGATAAAAGTAACGACATTAATGTGATTTCTCTTGAAAAAAGATATGATTATACAGACAAAGTATTAGATATTTTATTAAAAGGAACAACAGATAAAGAAAAAAAATCAAGTAAAAAAAGTAAAATTAGTTTCTCAGAATTAACTTTTGCTTAA
- a CDS encoding acyl-CoA thioesterase — protein sequence MEKEVSTTVKIRFSDCDPIGHLNNVKYLDYMFNAREDHVEEFYGFTYEEYTKKTGCTWIAIQNEIAYLREVRYNTQVIISSKTIEIQDRTAKVEILMKSLDEKTVHAVLWVTVIYFNIKTRKSEVHPEDIKDTFHKFFVNLEQKDFQPRVKFLRSQNAKNS from the coding sequence ATGGAAAAAGAAGTATCAACTACGGTAAAAATAAGATTCAGCGATTGTGATCCTATTGGGCATCTGAATAATGTGAAATATTTAGATTACATGTTCAACGCCAGAGAAGACCACGTAGAAGAATTTTATGGTTTCACTTACGAAGAATACACAAAAAAAACAGGCTGTACCTGGATTGCTATTCAAAATGAAATTGCATACTTACGGGAAGTAAGATATAATACCCAAGTTATCATCAGCAGCAAAACCATAGAAATACAAGACAGAACGGCAAAGGTTGAAATTTTAATGAAAAGTCTCGATGAAAAAACCGTTCATGCGGTTCTTTGGGTCACTGTTATTTATTTCAATATCAAAACAAGAAAATCAGAAGTTCATCCTGAAGACATAAAAGATACTTTCCACAAATTCTTTGTAAATTTAGAACAGAAAGATTTCCAGCCAAGAGTTAAATTTTTAAGATCGCAAAACGCAAAAAATTCATAA
- the rfbD gene encoding dTDP-4-dehydrorhamnose reductase, which translates to MKKIVVIGSNGQLGNCIRKIAPNFELDYEFVFTDSKTLDITNEGQINDFFSEQKPEFCINASAYTAVDLAEQEKEKAFAVNAYGVENLAKACSEHQAVFIHVSTDYVFDGETNLDYSEDDFTNPIGVYGESKRIGEELALEANPQTIILRTSWLYSEFNKNFVKTMLNLFSQKDELGIVGDQFGQPTNANDLAEAIMEIIENPKKTFGIFHFSNYPETTWFEFAKKIADFSKSSVKLNSLTTEQYPTPAKRPKRSTMCLDKIEEIYKIEPKHWENSLEECIEILSK; encoded by the coding sequence ATGAAGAAAATAGTAGTAATAGGCAGCAACGGACAGTTAGGAAACTGCATCAGAAAGATAGCTCCCAATTTTGAATTAGATTATGAATTCGTTTTTACAGATTCAAAAACTTTAGATATCACCAATGAAGGGCAAATCAATGATTTCTTTTCAGAACAAAAACCGGAATTCTGCATCAATGCTTCAGCATATACTGCAGTAGATCTTGCCGAGCAGGAAAAAGAAAAAGCATTTGCTGTGAATGCGTATGGAGTAGAGAATTTGGCAAAAGCTTGTTCGGAGCACCAAGCGGTTTTCATTCACGTTTCTACAGACTATGTTTTTGATGGCGAAACCAACTTAGATTATTCAGAAGATGATTTTACAAATCCCATCGGAGTGTATGGTGAGTCTAAAAGAATTGGTGAAGAACTCGCTTTAGAAGCCAATCCTCAAACCATTATTTTAAGAACATCTTGGTTGTATTCGGAGTTTAATAAGAATTTTGTTAAAACGATGCTGAATTTATTCTCTCAAAAAGACGAGTTAGGAATCGTAGGTGATCAGTTTGGGCAACCTACTAACGCAAACGATTTGGCAGAAGCAATCATGGAAATCATCGAAAACCCGAAAAAAACTTTTGGAATTTTCCATTTTTCCAATTATCCAGAAACCACATGGTTTGAATTTGCTAAAAAAATCGCAGACTTTTCAAAATCATCTGTGAAATTAAATTCTTTAACCACGGAGCAATATCCAACTCCGGCAAAAAGACCAAAGAGAAGTACGATGTGTTTAGATAAAATTGAAGAAATTTATAAGATAGAACCCAAGCATTGGGAAAACAGCTTGGAAGAATGCATAGAAATTCTTTCTAAATAA